In Streptantibioticus cattleyicolor NRRL 8057 = DSM 46488, a genomic segment contains:
- a CDS encoding NADP-dependent succinic semialdehyde dehydrogenase gives MAIATVNPATGETVKTFEPFGPDEIERRVARAEAAFRQWRTTDFASRAALLEAAADLLEKEQDEIARTMTTEMGKTLAAATAEAAKCVKAMRWYARNAERLLADELPSAADVADSGGSRAYVRYRPLGVVLAVMPWNFPLWQVVRFAAPALMAGNTGLLKHASNVPQTALYLGDLFRRAGYPDGCFQTLLIGTDAVAGLLRDPRIAAATLTGSEPAGRSVASIAGDEVKKTVLELGGSDPFIVMPSVAGDLDRAVRTAVTARVQNNGQSCIAAKRFIVHRDVYDDFAARFTEAMGALTVGDPMASTTDVGPVATEKGRTDLEDLVADATAHGARVLCGGRRPQELTAGWYYRPTVLSGITGEMRIHREEAFGPVATVYRVDDADQAVRLANDSPFGLSSNVWTHDEDEQRRFVRDIEAGGVYFNGMTASHPAMPFGGVKRSGYGRELSGHGIREFCNVTTVWYGA, from the coding sequence ATGGCCATCGCGACCGTCAACCCCGCGACCGGCGAGACCGTCAAGACCTTCGAGCCGTTCGGCCCGGACGAGATCGAGCGGCGGGTGGCCCGCGCCGAGGCCGCCTTCCGCCAGTGGCGCACCACCGACTTCGCCTCCCGCGCCGCCCTGCTGGAAGCCGCCGCGGACCTGCTGGAGAAGGAGCAGGACGAGATCGCCCGCACGATGACCACCGAGATGGGCAAGACCCTGGCGGCGGCCACCGCCGAGGCGGCCAAGTGCGTCAAGGCGATGCGCTGGTACGCCCGCAACGCCGAACGGCTCCTCGCCGACGAACTCCCCTCGGCCGCCGACGTCGCCGACTCCGGCGGCTCCCGCGCCTACGTCCGCTACCGCCCGCTCGGCGTGGTGCTCGCCGTCATGCCGTGGAACTTCCCGCTGTGGCAGGTGGTGCGGTTCGCCGCCCCCGCGCTGATGGCCGGCAACACCGGACTGCTCAAGCACGCCTCCAACGTGCCGCAGACCGCGCTCTACCTCGGCGACCTCTTCCGCCGCGCCGGCTACCCGGACGGCTGCTTCCAGACCCTGCTGATCGGCACCGACGCCGTGGCCGGCCTGCTGCGTGACCCCCGGATCGCCGCCGCCACCCTCACCGGCAGCGAACCGGCGGGCCGCTCGGTGGCCTCCATCGCCGGCGACGAGGTGAAGAAGACCGTGCTCGAACTGGGCGGCAGCGACCCGTTCATCGTGATGCCCTCGGTCGCCGGCGACCTCGACCGCGCGGTACGCACCGCGGTCACCGCCCGGGTGCAGAACAACGGCCAGTCGTGCATCGCCGCCAAGCGGTTCATCGTCCACCGCGACGTCTACGACGACTTCGCCGCCCGGTTCACCGAGGCCATGGGGGCGCTGACGGTCGGCGATCCGATGGCGTCCACCACGGACGTCGGCCCGGTGGCCACCGAGAAGGGCCGGACCGACCTGGAGGACCTGGTGGCCGACGCGACCGCGCACGGGGCCCGGGTGCTGTGCGGCGGCCGGCGCCCGCAGGAACTCACGGCCGGCTGGTACTACCGGCCCACCGTGCTCTCCGGGATCACCGGGGAGATGCGGATCCACCGGGAGGAGGCCTTCGGCCCGGTCGCCACGGTCTACCGGGTGGACGACGCCGACCAGGCCGTCCGCCTCGCCAACGACTCGCCGTTCGGCCTCAGTTCCAACGTGTGGACGCACGACGAGGACGAGCAGCGCCGCTTCGTCCGCGACATCGAGGCCGGCGGCGTCTACTTCAACGGCATGACCGCCTCCCACCCCGCGATGCCCTTCGGCGGCGTCAAACGCTCCGGCTACGGACGCGAGCTGTCCGGCCACGGCATCCGCGAGTTCTGCAACGTGACCACCGTCTGGTACGGCGCCTGA
- a CDS encoding VOC family protein — protein sequence MELAMVLDCADPERLAAFWAGALGYRRTGGDPPYVGLADPAGRRPDLLLQRVPEPRSGKNRMHLDLRVDALQPHLDRLLADGARRLRGPFDDRGWLTAVLADPEGNEFCLIVPPR from the coding sequence ATGGAACTGGCCATGGTGCTCGACTGCGCCGACCCCGAGCGGCTGGCCGCCTTCTGGGCCGGCGCCCTCGGCTACCGGCGCACCGGCGGCGACCCGCCCTACGTGGGCCTCGCCGACCCCGCGGGCCGCCGGCCCGACCTGCTGCTCCAGCGGGTGCCGGAACCCCGGTCGGGCAAGAACCGGATGCACCTCGACCTGCGGGTCGACGCCCTCCAGCCGCACCTCGACCGGCTGCTGGCCGACGGCGCCCGTCGGCTGCGCGGCCCGTTCGACGACCGCGGCTGGCTGACCGCCGTCCTCGCCGACCCGGAGGGCAACGAGTTCTGCCTCATCGTGCCGCCGCGCTGA
- a CDS encoding histidine phosphatase family protein, translating to MGELILVRHGETEWSRTMKHTSWTDLPLTAKGEEQARALRPLLARRRIAVTMSSPMARALRTADLAGLGTPVVEPDLHEWDYGGYEGVTTVEIHRTRPDWDLWRHGVAAGPAEHPGESPEQVGERADRVLKLVDAALRDADLDGEGGDVVLVGHAHFFRALAARRLGLPASSGALFRLDTASVSRLGTEHGHPAIASWNVRPLVLQTPPEATA from the coding sequence ATGGGCGAGTTGATCCTGGTCAGGCACGGCGAGACCGAGTGGAGCCGGACCATGAAACACACCAGCTGGACCGACCTGCCGCTGACCGCCAAGGGTGAGGAACAGGCGCGGGCGCTGCGCCCGTTGCTGGCCCGGCGGCGGATCGCCGTGACCATGTCCAGCCCGATGGCCCGGGCGCTGCGCACCGCGGACCTGGCGGGCCTGGGCACCCCGGTGGTCGAGCCCGATCTGCACGAGTGGGACTACGGCGGCTACGAGGGGGTGACCACCGTGGAGATCCACCGCACCCGGCCCGACTGGGACCTGTGGCGGCACGGGGTGGCCGCGGGCCCCGCCGAGCACCCCGGGGAGTCGCCGGAGCAGGTCGGCGAGCGCGCCGACCGGGTGCTGAAGCTGGTGGACGCGGCGCTGCGGGACGCCGACCTGGACGGTGAGGGCGGTGACGTGGTGCTCGTCGGCCACGCGCACTTCTTCCGGGCGCTGGCGGCCCGCCGGCTGGGGCTGCCGGCCTCCTCCGGGGCGCTCTTCCGGCTGGACACCGCCTCGGTGAGCCGGCTGGGCACCGAGCACGGGCACCCCGCCATCGCCTCGTGGAACGTGCGTCCGCTGGTGCTCCAGACCCCGCCGGAGGCCACCGCCTGA
- a CDS encoding dihydrolipoyl dehydrogenase family protein encodes MTAATDATRGGTAGEYDVIVLGAGPTGENLADRTRAAGLTTVVVESELVGGECSYWACMPSKALLRPVIAHADARRAPGAREAVRGGLDAPAVLAHRDAFASHWRDDGQVAWLESAGIELVRGHGRLAGERRVEVRGADGTPRTLTARHAVAVCTGSRAALPDLPGIDRARPWTSREATSAKEVPGRLIVVGGGVVAVEMATAWRALGAQVTVLVRGGRLLERMEPFAGELVTGSLARGGVTVRFGAPVTAVRRDRTDGPVVVTVEGGHEFIGDEVLFATGRAPRTDDLGLESVGLTAGRPLEVDDTCRVTAVAGGWLYAAGDVNHRALLTHMGKYQARIAGAAIAARAKGEPLDTASWGRHAATADTAAVPQVVFTDPEVASVGLTAEAAERAGHRVRAVDHDLGQVAGAALYADGYQGRARMVVDEDAGHLLGVTFAGPGVGELLHSATVAVAARVPLDRLWHAVPAYPTISEVWLRLLEAYRG; translated from the coding sequence GTGACAGCCGCAACGGACGCGACGAGGGGCGGGACGGCCGGGGAGTACGACGTGATCGTGCTCGGCGCCGGACCCACCGGCGAGAACCTCGCCGACCGCACCCGGGCCGCGGGGCTCACCACGGTGGTGGTGGAGAGCGAACTCGTCGGCGGCGAGTGCTCCTACTGGGCCTGCATGCCCAGCAAGGCCCTGCTGCGCCCGGTGATCGCCCACGCCGACGCCCGTCGCGCCCCCGGCGCCCGCGAGGCGGTCCGCGGCGGCCTCGACGCCCCGGCCGTCCTCGCCCACCGCGACGCGTTCGCCTCGCACTGGCGCGACGACGGGCAGGTGGCGTGGCTGGAGTCGGCCGGCATCGAGCTGGTGCGCGGCCACGGACGGCTCGCCGGGGAACGCCGGGTCGAGGTGCGCGGGGCGGACGGGACGCCGCGTACCCTCACCGCCCGGCACGCGGTGGCGGTCTGCACCGGCAGCCGCGCCGCCCTGCCCGACCTGCCCGGGATCGACCGGGCACGCCCGTGGACCAGCCGGGAGGCCACCTCGGCCAAGGAGGTCCCCGGCCGGCTGATCGTGGTCGGCGGCGGTGTGGTGGCGGTCGAGATGGCCACCGCCTGGCGGGCGCTCGGCGCCCAGGTGACCGTCCTGGTCCGCGGCGGCCGGCTGCTGGAGCGGATGGAGCCGTTCGCCGGTGAGCTGGTCACCGGGTCGCTGGCGCGCGGCGGGGTCACCGTGCGCTTCGGCGCCCCCGTCACCGCGGTGCGCCGCGACCGTACGGACGGGCCCGTGGTCGTCACCGTCGAGGGCGGCCACGAGTTCATCGGCGACGAGGTGCTCTTCGCCACCGGACGGGCACCGCGCACCGACGACCTGGGCCTGGAGAGCGTGGGGCTGACCGCCGGCCGCCCGCTGGAGGTGGACGACACCTGCCGGGTGACCGCGGTCGCCGGCGGCTGGCTCTACGCCGCCGGCGACGTCAACCACCGCGCCCTGCTGACCCACATGGGCAAGTACCAGGCCCGGATCGCCGGCGCCGCCATCGCCGCCCGGGCCAAGGGCGAGCCGCTGGACACCGCGTCCTGGGGGCGCCACGCGGCCACCGCCGACACCGCCGCGGTGCCCCAGGTGGTCTTCACCGACCCCGAGGTGGCCTCGGTGGGCCTCACCGCCGAGGCGGCCGAGCGCGCCGGCCACCGGGTGCGCGCCGTCGACCACGACCTCGGCCAGGTGGCCGGCGCCGCCCTGTACGCCGACGGCTACCAGGGCCGGGCCCGCATGGTGGTCGACGAGGACGCCGGCCACCTGCTCGGCGTCACCTTCGCCGGCCCCGGCGTCGGCGAACTGCTCCACTCCGCCACCGTCGCCGTGGCCGCCCGCGTCCCGCTGGACCGGCTCTGGCACGCGGTGCCGGCGTACCCGACCATCAGCGAGGTGTGGCTGCGCCTGCTGGAGGCGTACCGCGGCTGA
- a CDS encoding TetR/AcrR family transcriptional regulator, whose translation MTVPHLPSSRRAEHVTDTRRALLSAARRLFADRGYAATGTEDIVTAARVTRGALYHHFRDKADLFRAVMAECAQEMAERLVEQEVRRAEEHPGDAWQLLRTGFQSFLDACTDPDFQRIVLIEGPAVLGHSAWDALVERHGYGLLAEALTEAIAEGRVDPLPVRPLTRMLAALISEASLYIARADDHEEARREAGAVLDRLLTGLTARQPAS comes from the coding sequence ATGACCGTGCCACACTTGCCCAGCAGCCGCCGCGCCGAACATGTGACCGACACCCGCCGGGCCCTGCTCTCGGCGGCCCGACGCCTCTTCGCCGACCGCGGCTACGCGGCCACCGGCACCGAGGACATCGTCACCGCGGCCCGGGTCACCCGCGGTGCGCTCTACCACCACTTCCGCGACAAGGCCGACCTGTTCCGCGCGGTGATGGCCGAATGCGCGCAGGAGATGGCCGAGCGCCTGGTCGAGCAGGAGGTGCGGCGCGCCGAGGAGCACCCCGGCGACGCCTGGCAGCTGCTGCGCACCGGCTTCCAGTCGTTCCTGGACGCGTGCACCGACCCCGACTTCCAGCGGATCGTGCTGATCGAGGGGCCCGCCGTGCTGGGCCACAGCGCCTGGGACGCGCTGGTCGAACGGCACGGCTACGGGCTGCTCGCCGAGGCGCTGACCGAGGCGATCGCGGAGGGCCGGGTCGACCCGCTGCCGGTGCGCCCGCTGACCCGGATGCTGGCCGCGCTGATCTCCGAGGCCAGCTTGTACATCGCCCGGGCCGACGACCACGAGGAGGCCCGCCGGGAAGCCGGCGCCGTACTCGACCGCCTCCTGACCGGCCTGACCGCCCGCCAGCCCGCGTCGTAG
- the hpnH gene encoding adenosyl-hopene transferase HpnH — MGLPLNLTVKMGGYLLKQKLLRREKFPLIVEVEPLFACNLKCNGCGKIQHPAGVLKQRMPVQQVIGAVEECGAPMVSLAGGEPLMHPQIHLMTRELLDRGKFVVLCTNAVLLPKHLHKFTPHRNFAWMVHIDGLRERHDESVSKEGVFDDAIEAIRQAKAAGFAVYTNSTFFNNDSPQDVIEVLDYLNDELKVDRMEISPGYAYEKAPDQERFLGVEQTRQLFRKAFSEGRRRKWRLNHSELYLDFLEGRTDFECTPWAIPSYSLFGWQRPCYLMSDGYAATYKELLETTEWDKYGRGRDPRCDNCMAHCGYEPTAVLATMGSLKESLRAVTGR; from the coding sequence ATGGGACTCCCGCTCAACCTCACCGTCAAAATGGGCGGTTACCTGCTGAAGCAGAAGCTGTTGCGGCGCGAGAAGTTCCCGCTCATCGTCGAGGTGGAACCGCTGTTCGCGTGCAATCTCAAGTGCAACGGCTGCGGCAAGATCCAGCACCCGGCCGGTGTGCTCAAGCAGCGTATGCCGGTCCAGCAGGTCATCGGCGCCGTCGAGGAGTGCGGCGCGCCGATGGTCTCGCTGGCCGGCGGTGAGCCGCTGATGCACCCCCAGATCCACCTGATGACGCGGGAACTGCTCGACCGCGGCAAGTTCGTGGTGCTGTGCACCAACGCCGTGCTGCTGCCGAAGCACTTGCACAAGTTCACCCCGCACCGCAATTTCGCCTGGATGGTCCACATCGACGGGCTGCGCGAGCGGCACGACGAGTCGGTGAGCAAGGAAGGTGTCTTCGACGACGCCATCGAGGCGATCCGCCAGGCCAAGGCGGCCGGGTTCGCGGTCTACACCAACTCGACCTTCTTCAACAACGACAGCCCCCAGGACGTCATCGAGGTGCTGGACTACCTCAACGACGAACTGAAGGTCGACCGCATGGAGATCTCGCCCGGCTACGCCTACGAGAAGGCCCCCGACCAGGAACGTTTCCTCGGCGTCGAGCAGACCCGGCAGCTGTTCCGGAAGGCGTTCTCCGAGGGCCGCCGCCGCAAGTGGCGGCTGAACCACTCCGAGCTGTACCTGGACTTCCTGGAGGGCCGCACCGACTTCGAGTGCACCCCCTGGGCGATCCCCTCGTACTCCCTCTTCGGCTGGCAGCGCCCCTGCTACCTGATGTCCGACGGTTACGCGGCCACCTACAAGGAGCTGCTGGAGACCACCGAGTGGGACAAGTACGGGCGCGGCAGGGACCCGCGGTGCGACAACTGCATGGCGCACTGCGGCTACGAGCCCACCGCCGTGCTGGCCACCATGGGGTCGCTCAAGGAGTCCTTGCGCGCGGTGACCGGCCGCTGA
- a CDS encoding TetR/AcrR family transcriptional regulator encodes MTSRRPAAHDPARTLQLLWRQPTSDRRRGPRPGLSIDAVVDAATAIADAEGLAAVTMRKVAQALGVVPMTLYTYVPGKAELLELMLDAAYGRMARTDTTGRPWRERVAAVAEENRALYRRHPWAAAVSTSRPPLGPGQMAKYEHELSALDGLGLDDVTMDDCLAYLLAFVQACARADAEARAVRQESAMDDEEWWAVNGPLFARVFDERAYPLAARVGAAAGAAHGSAYNPDHAYAFGLERVLDALAALIDPNTVGKSAR; translated from the coding sequence GTGACCAGCCGACGACCCGCCGCCCACGACCCCGCCCGCACCCTGCAACTGCTGTGGCGTCAGCCCACCTCCGACCGCCGGCGCGGACCGCGCCCGGGGCTGAGCATCGACGCGGTGGTGGACGCGGCGACCGCGATCGCCGACGCGGAGGGGCTCGCGGCGGTCACCATGCGCAAGGTGGCCCAGGCGCTCGGCGTGGTCCCGATGACGCTCTACACCTATGTGCCGGGCAAGGCCGAGCTGCTGGAGCTGATGCTGGACGCCGCGTACGGGCGGATGGCCCGCACCGACACCACCGGCCGGCCGTGGCGGGAACGGGTGGCCGCGGTGGCGGAGGAGAACCGGGCGCTCTACCGGCGGCATCCCTGGGCCGCGGCGGTCTCCACCAGCCGTCCGCCGCTGGGCCCGGGGCAGATGGCCAAGTACGAGCACGAGTTGTCGGCGCTCGACGGGCTCGGCCTCGACGACGTCACCATGGACGACTGCCTGGCGTATCTGCTCGCGTTCGTGCAGGCATGCGCCCGCGCGGACGCCGAGGCGCGGGCGGTGCGGCAGGAGAGCGCCATGGACGACGAGGAGTGGTGGGCGGTCAACGGGCCGCTGTTCGCCCGGGTCTTCGACGAACGGGCCTATCCGCTGGCGGCCCGGGTCGGCGCCGCGGCCGGCGCCGCGCACGGCAGCGCCTACAACCCCGATCACGCCTACGCCTTCGGACTGGAACGCGTGCTGGACGCGCTCGCCGCCCTCATCGACCCCAACACCGTTGGGAAGAGCGCGCGTTGA
- a CDS encoding VOC family protein, translating into MRISASAVSLNVADVAASSAFLVEHFGFREEMAADGFASLARDGLGFDVVFLRCGLETLPADQRDVHAAGLILAFTVDDLEGELARLRAEGVPVTMEPTEEEWGERAFQVRDPNGVIVQLMDWKGAGAQAG; encoded by the coding sequence GTGCGGATATCCGCGAGCGCGGTGTCGTTGAACGTGGCGGACGTCGCCGCCTCCAGCGCCTTCCTGGTGGAGCACTTCGGGTTCCGGGAGGAGATGGCGGCCGACGGGTTCGCCTCGCTGGCGCGGGACGGGCTCGGGTTCGACGTGGTCTTCCTGCGGTGCGGGCTGGAGACCCTCCCGGCCGACCAGCGGGACGTCCACGCGGCCGGGCTGATCCTCGCCTTCACGGTGGACGACCTCGAAGGCGAACTCGCCCGGCTCCGTGCCGAAGGCGTGCCCGTCACCATGGAGCCGACCGAGGAGGAATGGGGTGAACGCGCCTTCCAGGTGCGCGACCCCAACGGGGTGATCGTGCAGCTGATGGACTGGAAGGGGGCCGGGGCGCAGGCCGGCTGA
- a CDS encoding chitosanase, producing MHRHRALRSRGRIALLVAGGVIAAGAVPTAFAATGDTARPASTAAAAHAVAAGAGLDDPRKKEIAMELVSSAENSSLDWKAQYKYIEDIGDGRGYTAGIIGFCSGTGDMLDLVEYYTKREPGNPLAPFLPALRKVNGTDSHAGLGTPFVNAWKKAAQDKVFQAAQDEERDRVYFDPAVARAKADGVRTLGQFIYYDAIVMHGNGDDKDSFGSIRRNALKKAKPPSQGGDETAYLNAFLDARKVAMKDEEAHSDTSRVDTEQRVFLRNGNLDLDPPLKWKVYGDSYSIDH from the coding sequence GTGCACCGACACCGCGCATTACGCTCCCGGGGACGTATCGCCCTGCTGGTCGCCGGCGGGGTGATCGCGGCGGGCGCCGTACCGACCGCGTTCGCGGCGACCGGCGACACCGCGCGGCCGGCGTCGACCGCCGCGGCCGCGCACGCCGTGGCCGCCGGCGCCGGACTGGACGACCCGCGCAAGAAGGAGATCGCCATGGAGCTGGTCTCCAGCGCGGAGAACTCCAGCCTCGACTGGAAGGCCCAGTACAAGTACATCGAGGACATCGGCGACGGCCGCGGCTACACCGCCGGCATCATCGGCTTCTGCTCCGGTACCGGCGACATGCTCGACCTCGTCGAGTACTACACCAAGCGGGAACCGGGCAACCCGCTGGCCCCGTTCCTCCCCGCGCTGCGCAAGGTCAACGGCACCGACTCGCACGCCGGGCTCGGCACCCCGTTCGTCAACGCCTGGAAGAAGGCCGCCCAGGACAAGGTCTTCCAGGCCGCCCAGGACGAGGAGCGCGACCGCGTCTACTTCGACCCCGCGGTCGCCCGGGCCAAGGCGGACGGGGTGCGCACGCTGGGCCAGTTCATCTACTACGACGCGATCGTCATGCACGGCAACGGCGACGACAAGGACAGCTTCGGCTCGATCCGCAGGAACGCGCTGAAGAAGGCGAAGCCGCCGTCCCAGGGCGGCGACGAGACCGCCTACCTCAACGCGTTCCTCGACGCCCGCAAGGTGGCGATGAAGGACGAGGAGGCGCACAGCGACACCAGCCGGGTCGACACCGAGCAGCGGGTCTTCCTGCGCAACGGCAACCTCGACCTGGACCCGCCGCTGAAGTGGAAGGTCTACGGCGACAGTTACTCCATCGACCACTGA
- a CDS encoding TetR/AcrR family transcriptional regulator: MGRPRQFDEDGAVEAAMRAFWAAGYEATSTHDLCEATGLGRSSVYNTFSSKRDLYCRALRRYTERVFARQAAVLEGAGRVRERIGALFGQVVSDEYDTAREVEDPGVPGCFVVNSMVELGGRDPEVSELLARDLDRRLALLTGVFAAGQAAGEIDPAKSPRDLAHFVVATVSGMRVLARGGAPREALEGAAATALAAL; the protein is encoded by the coding sequence ATGGGACGACCCCGGCAGTTCGACGAGGACGGGGCGGTCGAGGCGGCGATGCGCGCCTTCTGGGCCGCCGGCTACGAGGCGACCTCGACGCACGACCTGTGCGAGGCCACCGGGCTGGGCCGCAGCAGCGTCTACAACACCTTCTCCAGCAAACGCGACCTCTACTGCCGGGCCTTGCGCCGCTACACCGAACGGGTCTTCGCGCGCCAGGCCGCCGTGTTGGAGGGCGCCGGACGCGTCCGCGAGCGGATCGGCGCCCTGTTCGGGCAGGTGGTCTCCGACGAGTACGACACCGCCCGCGAGGTGGAGGACCCCGGGGTGCCGGGCTGTTTCGTCGTCAACTCCATGGTGGAGCTGGGCGGACGCGACCCCGAGGTCTCCGAACTCCTCGCCCGTGACCTCGACCGCCGGCTCGCCCTGCTGACCGGCGTGTTCGCGGCCGGCCAGGCGGCCGGGGAGATCGACCCCGCCAAGTCGCCGCGCGACCTGGCCCACTTCGTGGTCGCCACGGTTAGCGGCATGCGCGTGCTGGCCCGTGGCGGCGCGCCCCGCGAGGCACTGGAAGGGGCGGCCGCCACCGCGCTCGCCGCCCTGTGA
- a CDS encoding Cmx/CmrA family chloramphenicol efflux MFS transporter, which yields MPLVVYVLGLSIFAQGTSEFMLSGLLPQIAGDLGVSIPDAGLLVSAFAVGMVVGAPLLAVLTLRWPRRTALLAFLVVFAADQVAGALAPGYGALFATRVVGALAYAGFWAVAAATAVELVPSDSRARALAVVVGGLAVANVVGVPAGALLGQHAGWRAAFWAVAVLCVLATIGLLFTLRSATGRTEQPRAIAGELRALGRPRIWVAYGTTALTQGALFCTFSYLAALLTRAGGLAEGWVPAVLTLFGVGAVIGLTVGGRFADSRPTATLTAGLAAMVAVCVTLAFTAHQAVVTVVVTAALGLVGFAVNPALNARVFSLAAEAPTLAGAVSTAAFNVGNTVGPWLGGVAIGAGWGYPSVAVVSAVLGAGALATAAVSVTLDRRAGAGRTSRTVAGSVPERRPETAAR from the coding sequence GTGCCGTTGGTCGTCTACGTCCTGGGCCTGAGCATCTTCGCCCAGGGGACGTCGGAGTTCATGCTGTCCGGGCTGCTGCCGCAGATCGCCGGTGACCTGGGGGTGAGCATCCCGGACGCCGGACTGCTGGTGTCGGCCTTCGCGGTCGGCATGGTGGTGGGCGCGCCGCTGCTGGCCGTGCTCACCCTGCGGTGGCCACGGCGCACCGCGCTCCTGGCGTTCCTGGTGGTCTTCGCCGCCGACCAGGTCGCCGGGGCGCTCGCCCCCGGGTACGGGGCGCTCTTCGCCACCCGGGTCGTCGGGGCGCTGGCGTACGCGGGGTTCTGGGCGGTGGCCGCCGCCACCGCGGTGGAGCTGGTGCCTTCCGACTCGCGGGCCAGGGCGCTCGCCGTGGTGGTCGGCGGACTGGCGGTCGCCAACGTGGTGGGGGTGCCGGCCGGTGCCCTGCTGGGCCAGCACGCGGGCTGGCGGGCGGCCTTCTGGGCGGTGGCCGTGCTGTGCGTACTGGCCACGATCGGGCTGCTGTTCACGCTGCGTTCCGCGACCGGCCGCACCGAGCAGCCACGTGCCATCGCCGGTGAGCTGCGGGCCCTGGGCCGGCCCCGGATCTGGGTCGCCTACGGCACCACCGCGCTGACCCAGGGCGCGCTCTTCTGCACCTTCAGCTACCTGGCCGCCCTGCTCACCCGGGCCGGCGGACTGGCCGAGGGCTGGGTGCCCGCGGTGCTCACCCTCTTCGGGGTCGGCGCGGTGATCGGGCTGACGGTCGGCGGCCGGTTCGCCGACTCCCGTCCCACCGCCACGCTCACCGCCGGACTCGCCGCCATGGTCGCCGTCTGCGTGACGCTGGCGTTCACCGCGCACCAGGCGGTGGTCACCGTGGTCGTCACCGCCGCGCTGGGACTGGTGGGGTTCGCCGTCAACCCCGCGCTCAACGCCCGGGTGTTCTCGCTGGCCGCAGAGGCGCCCACGCTCGCCGGGGCGGTGAGCACCGCCGCGTTCAACGTGGGCAACACGGTGGGCCCGTGGCTGGGCGGCGTCGCCATCGGGGCGGGCTGGGGCTACCCCTCGGTGGCCGTGGTCAGCGCGGTGCTGGGGGCCGGGGCGCTGGCCACCGCGGCGGTCTCGGTAACCCTGGACCGGCGGGCCGGCGCGGGGCGTACGTCGCGGACGGTGGCCGGGAGCGTGCCGGAGCGGCGGCCGGAGACGGCGGCACGCTGA
- a CDS encoding PRC-barrel domain-containing protein: MLEAEDIRQWRGRDVVDTDGHRIGSLESVYVDTATDRPAFAAVTVGLPTRRRLVFVPLAGATVTPDHLRVGYPRGRVKKAPSIATDGELTAEAEPEVFAHYELPFEPGSGGERRLARR, from the coding sequence GTGCTCGAAGCCGAGGACATCCGCCAGTGGCGGGGCCGTGACGTGGTCGACACCGACGGCCACCGGATCGGTTCGCTGGAGTCGGTGTACGTGGACACCGCGACCGACCGGCCGGCCTTCGCCGCGGTCACCGTGGGGCTGCCGACCCGCCGCCGGCTGGTCTTCGTCCCGCTGGCCGGCGCCACGGTGACCCCGGACCATCTGCGGGTGGGGTATCCGCGCGGCCGGGTGAAGAAGGCGCCGTCGATCGCGACCGACGGCGAGCTGACCGCCGAGGCCGAACCGGAGGTCTTCGCCCACTACGAGCTGCCGTTCGAGCCGGGCAGCGGCGGGGAACGGCGGCTGGCCCGCCGCTGA
- a CDS encoding HhH-GDP family DNA glycosylase, translated as MAVSQRQRETVRALLDEHGRTYAEEAGIHLKDTPQPLYQLVVLATLLSARIKAQVATAAARALFEAGLGDPRRMADADWQRRVDALGEGHYRRYDERTATQLGEGAALLLDRYGGDVRRMRQASDGDPDALRRSLREVPGIGPVGADIFIREAQSLWPEFGPFFDDKAVRGAGRVGLPTSPEELAHLAGRERWAALAAALVRSALDKDVAEEVGESAGHR; from the coding sequence ATGGCGGTTTCGCAACGGCAGCGTGAGACGGTCCGCGCGCTCCTGGACGAGCACGGGCGGACGTACGCCGAGGAGGCGGGGATCCACCTCAAGGACACCCCGCAGCCGCTGTACCAGCTGGTGGTCCTGGCCACCCTGCTCAGCGCCCGCATCAAAGCGCAGGTGGCCACGGCGGCGGCCCGGGCACTGTTCGAGGCCGGGCTGGGCGACCCGCGCCGCATGGCCGACGCCGACTGGCAGCGGCGGGTGGACGCGCTCGGCGAGGGCCACTACCGGCGCTACGACGAACGCACCGCCACCCAGCTCGGCGAGGGCGCCGCGCTCCTCCTCGACCGCTACGGCGGCGATGTGCGCCGGATGCGGCAGGCGAGCGACGGCGACCCGGACGCGCTGCGGCGGTCGCTGCGCGAGGTGCCCGGCATCGGACCGGTGGGCGCCGACATCTTCATCCGCGAAGCGCAGTCGCTGTGGCCGGAGTTCGGCCCGTTCTTCGACGACAAGGCGGTCAGGGGCGCCGGGCGCGTCGGGCTGCCCACCTCGCCGGAGGAGCTTGCCCACCTCGCCGGACGGGAGCGGTGGGCCGCGCTCGCCGCCGCGCTGGTGCGTTCCGCGCTCGACAAGGACGTGGCCGAGGAGGTCGGCGAAAGCGCCGGTCACCGCTGA